Genomic DNA from Desulfuromonas sp. TF:
GCTACGGGGCCCAGGCTCTAAAGCTTACCAGCGCACAGCGCATCGCCATCGTCGGCTTGCCCGAGGATAAACTGGACGAAATATGGTCTGAACTCGGGGAAAAACCGGGGGCGGCCATCGGCCTGTGCGTGCGGAGCGTCAAGATCTGCCCCGGCACCACCTTCTGCAAGCGTGGCCAGCAGGATTCTGTCGAGGCGGGGCTGAAGATGGATGCGAAATACCACGGGATGGAACTCCCCTGGAAGTTCAAGATGGGAGTTTCGGGATGCCTCAACGATTGCGGTGAAGTCTGCATCAAGGACATCGGCCTGATCGGCACTCCGAAAGGGTGGAACATCATGGTCGGCGGAAACGGCGGAAGTCAGCCGCGCCTTGGCATCAAGCTGGTGGAAAATGTTCCTGGCGATGAAGAGGCTCTCGCCATCGTCGATCACATCGTCGACTGGTTCAAGGCCAGGGGCCGACGGTGCCGCCTGGGTAAATTAATCGAGGAGATGGGCATCGAGGCCTTCAGGGAAGAAGTGCTCAGCGGCTTTCGTTTCAGCTATATGAAGAGCGCCATGTAGAATAAAAGAGAGGGACCCTTCGGCGTCCCTCTCTCTTTTTGAGCTCTCTCCTGCTTTAGCCGGATTTCCGGTCAGGATCACTG
This window encodes:
- a CDS encoding NAD(P)/FAD-dependent oxidoreductase, with the protein product MKKDILEKGAIIQRDKETYAIAPHIPGGITDAATLRKIVEVAERYGAQALKLTSAQRIAIVGLPEDKLDEIWSELGEKPGAAIGLCVRSVKICPGTTFCKRGQQDSVEAGLKMDAKYHGMELPWKFKMGVSGCLNDCGEVCIKDIGLIGTPKGWNIMVGGNGGSQPRLGIKLVENVPGDEEALAIVDHIVDWFKARGRRCRLGKLIEEMGIEAFREEVLSGFRFSYMKSAM